The Sorangiineae bacterium MSr11367 genome window below encodes:
- a CDS encoding acyl--CoA ligase → MTTLYELLAGEDNHPALLAPGKPPVTYGQLRENVLKLAAQLNQFGFGRGDRIAIAMINGPELITAFLAAATAGTSAPLNPKYKQEEFAFYYEDTAAKALITSPEGIPAAIAAALPTMTLLTVEADAQGRCSLERAAGQARSATYAPKPVELSLEDDVAMILHTSGTTSRPKRVPLRHRNLFASAGNIRGTYSLSSADITLCVMPLFHIHGIVGSMLSTLSSGGTVVCPAGFNAMEFLSLFETYSPTWYSAVPTMHQMVLARLSKHADVVRKKPLRFIRSSSAPMPGVVRERLEELFQAPQLDSYGMTEASHQMASNPLPPRERKGGSVGIGFGVEVRIMDDVGNLLKPGEIGEVVVRGPNVVDGYENNPEANAAAYTNGWFRTGDQGVQDAEGYLSLTGRIKELINRGGEKVSPLEIDDVLLRHPAVAEALAFAVPHKMLGEEIHAAVVLKGECESAELRAHCAAALAEYKVPKKFHVLTEIPRGATGKLQRINMAKFLQVGSED, encoded by the coding sequence ATGACGACGCTCTACGAATTGCTCGCTGGAGAAGACAATCACCCTGCGCTGCTCGCCCCCGGCAAACCGCCGGTGACCTACGGCCAATTGCGCGAAAACGTGCTGAAGCTCGCCGCCCAATTGAATCAATTCGGATTTGGCCGCGGCGATCGTATCGCCATTGCCATGATCAATGGGCCCGAACTCATAACCGCATTTCTCGCTGCAGCCACGGCCGGCACGTCCGCCCCGCTGAATCCGAAATACAAACAAGAAGAATTCGCGTTTTATTACGAAGACACGGCGGCAAAAGCACTCATCACTTCGCCGGAAGGGATCCCTGCTGCCATTGCCGCCGCACTTCCCACGATGACGCTGCTCACCGTGGAGGCCGATGCGCAAGGGCGCTGCTCTCTGGAGCGTGCCGCCGGGCAGGCGCGGTCGGCGACGTACGCGCCCAAGCCGGTCGAGTTGTCTCTCGAAGACGACGTGGCGATGATCCTCCACACCAGCGGCACCACCAGCCGTCCCAAGCGCGTGCCCCTGCGCCATCGCAACTTGTTTGCGTCGGCGGGGAACATCCGCGGTACGTACAGCCTCTCGTCGGCGGACATCACGTTGTGCGTGATGCCGCTATTTCATATTCACGGCATCGTCGGATCCATGTTGTCCACGCTCTCGTCGGGTGGCACGGTGGTCTGTCCGGCGGGGTTCAATGCCATGGAGTTCCTCTCGCTGTTCGAAACGTACTCCCCCACGTGGTACTCGGCGGTGCCGACGATGCACCAGATGGTGCTGGCGCGCCTTTCGAAGCATGCCGACGTCGTTCGAAAGAAGCCGCTGCGCTTCATTCGATCGAGCAGCGCGCCGATGCCCGGCGTGGTGCGCGAACGGCTCGAGGAGCTTTTCCAGGCTCCGCAACTCGATTCGTACGGCATGACCGAGGCGAGCCATCAGATGGCCTCCAATCCACTGCCGCCCCGGGAGCGCAAGGGCGGGAGCGTGGGCATCGGCTTCGGCGTCGAGGTGCGCATCATGGACGACGTCGGCAATTTGCTGAAGCCCGGCGAAATTGGCGAGGTGGTGGTGCGCGGACCCAACGTGGTCGACGGCTACGAGAACAACCCGGAGGCCAATGCCGCCGCCTACACCAATGGGTGGTTTCGCACCGGCGACCAAGGTGTGCAGGACGCGGAGGGGTACCTCTCCCTCACCGGGCGCATCAAGGAATTGATCAACCGCGGTGGTGAGAAGGTCTCGCCGCTCGAGATCGACGACGTGCTCCTGCGCCACCCCGCGGTGGCCGAGGCGCTCGCGTTTGCCGTGCCGCACAAGATGCTCGGCGAGGAGATCCACGCGGCCGTGGTCCTCAAGGGCGAATGCGAGAGTGCGGAGCTGCGCGCGCATTGTGCCGCGGCACTTGCAGAGTACAAGGTTCCCAAGAAGTTCCACGTGCTCACGGAGATCCCGCGCGGCGCTACGGGCAAGCTGCAACGGATCAACATGGCGAAGTTCCTTCAAGTAGGCAGCGAGGACTAA
- a CDS encoding class I SAM-dependent methyltransferase: MPIDISLRTLAYYDANADGFWAGTRDHDVSQNIEALVSAIHATPPLSILDFGCGPGRDLKALKDAGHVPIGLEGSARFAEMAREYSGCEVWQQDFLELSLPHAFFDGIFANASLFHVPSMHLPRVIGELGAALKPGGVFFCSNPRGDGEEGFSGERYGCFFDHERWLSFFTAQGFDEVTHYYRPTGKPRAEQRWLALVLRKHH; this comes from the coding sequence ATGCCAATCGACATCAGCCTTCGAACCTTGGCCTATTACGATGCGAACGCCGACGGCTTTTGGGCCGGCACCCGCGATCACGATGTATCGCAGAACATCGAGGCGCTCGTTTCGGCCATCCATGCGACACCGCCGCTGTCCATTCTCGACTTCGGTTGCGGACCCGGTCGCGACCTCAAAGCATTGAAGGACGCGGGGCACGTGCCCATTGGCCTCGAGGGGTCGGCGCGCTTCGCGGAGATGGCGCGGGAATACAGCGGGTGCGAAGTCTGGCAGCAGGACTTCCTCGAGCTATCTCTTCCGCACGCGTTCTTCGATGGCATCTTTGCCAATGCATCTCTCTTTCACGTTCCCAGTATGCACTTACCGCGTGTCATCGGTGAGCTCGGCGCTGCGTTGAAACCGGGCGGAGTCTTCTTTTGCTCCAACCCGCGCGGTGATGGCGAAGAAGGCTTTTCCGGCGAGCGTTATGGATGCTTTTTCGATCATGAACGCTGGCTCTCATTTTTTACTGCGCAGGGCTTTGACGAAGTAACGCATTACTACCGGCCGACCGGAAAACCTCGTGCGGAACAACGCTGGTTGGCTCTGGTGCTCCGCAAGCATCATTAG
- the arfB gene encoding aminoacyl-tRNA hydrolase: MASEALPVGELVIPGTDLTWTATRSSGPGGQNVNKVSSRVELRFDLEGTAALGLAVKNRLRLLAKGYLDAEGRILIRSERTRDRQQNLEDARDKLRELVAQALVVPKKRRPTKPSKGAKARRVDDKRKQGAKKRDRHGSDAS, from the coding sequence ATGGCCTCCGAAGCTCTTCCCGTCGGCGAACTCGTGATTCCGGGCACGGATCTCACGTGGACCGCCACGCGCTCGTCGGGGCCTGGCGGTCAGAACGTGAACAAGGTCTCCTCGCGGGTGGAACTGCGGTTCGATCTCGAGGGCACCGCCGCACTCGGGCTCGCCGTGAAAAATCGATTGCGTCTTCTCGCAAAGGGGTACCTGGACGCCGAAGGTCGCATCCTGATCCGGAGCGAGCGCACCCGCGATCGGCAGCAAAATTTGGAGGACGCGCGCGACAAGCTGCGCGAACTCGTAGCGCAGGCGCTCGTGGTGCCCAAGAAGCGTCGCCCGACGAAGCCGTCGAAGGGCGCGAAGGCCCGGCGCGTGGATGACAAGAGGAAGCAGGGCGCGAAAAAGCGCGACCGTCACGGAAGCGACGCGTCATGA
- a CDS encoding DUF1993 domain-containing protein produces MSLYEATVPQFKKMLSNLDRWLQAAVAHAETKKFDPNTLVTARLAPDQFPLARQVQAACDQAKFGAARVTGKEPPKHADTEQTIDELRARIRTVSEYLDTFSPADFAGKDDEFITLPFFEGKRISGNNYIIELTYPNFYFHVTTAYAILRHNGVNLGKKDFLGSITLV; encoded by the coding sequence ATGTCCCTTTACGAAGCCACGGTTCCGCAGTTCAAAAAAATGCTGTCCAACCTCGATCGATGGCTGCAGGCGGCGGTCGCGCACGCGGAGACGAAAAAGTTCGACCCGAACACGCTGGTGACGGCGCGCCTCGCGCCCGATCAGTTCCCGCTCGCCCGCCAAGTGCAAGCCGCATGTGATCAGGCGAAGTTCGGAGCCGCGCGCGTCACCGGCAAGGAGCCGCCGAAGCACGCCGACACGGAACAGACCATCGACGAGCTGCGCGCGCGGATCCGCACGGTGAGCGAATACCTCGATACGTTTTCACCCGCCGACTTCGCCGGTAAAGACGATGAGTTCATCACACTACCGTTCTTCGAAGGTAAACGGATATCGGGCAACAATTACATCATCGAATTGACGTATCCTAATTTCTATTTCCACGTCACCACGGCCTACGCCATCTTGCGGCACAATGGAGTGAACCTCGGGAAGAAGGACTTTCTCGGGTCGATCACCCTCGTCTGA
- a CDS encoding glycerophosphodiester phosphodiesterase, producing MRISRRHSLFASCLLFVGLSATSLVMVHCSEPVLTPQDDAGPDSATGDSATPDSATADSGQDSATTADGGIYPVIVGHRGASGYRPEHTIASYELAIAMGADFIEPDVVSTKDGVLVVRHENEISGTTDVASHPEFADRKKAKSIDGGKETEGWWTEDFTLAELKTLRARERLPGNRPANTAFDGLYEIPTLQEVVDLAKRRGVGIYPETKHPTYFRGIGLPLEEKVAQLLRDAGWHEASDPVYLQSFEPQSLQRLKDLTNLKRVQLLDAGGKPYDFVVSNDPRTYADLVKPEGLAFIATYAQGIGPNKSFLIPRDANDKLLAPTTVVADAHKAGLIVHPFTFRNENPFLPADFRMGSPDAGPDASIYIQARGDAPAEYRAFFALGIDGLFSDFSDTAVATRRQVYGR from the coding sequence ATGCGCATTAGCCGTCGTCACTCGCTATTCGCCTCGTGCCTCTTGTTCGTCGGGTTGTCTGCTACATCGCTGGTGATGGTGCATTGTTCGGAGCCGGTGCTTACCCCGCAAGACGATGCTGGGCCGGATTCGGCCACCGGCGATTCGGCCACGCCGGATTCGGCCACCGCGGATTCCGGGCAAGATTCGGCCACCACCGCAGACGGCGGCATTTACCCCGTGATCGTGGGCCACCGCGGCGCATCGGGCTATCGGCCCGAGCACACGATTGCGTCCTACGAACTCGCCATCGCCATGGGCGCGGACTTCATCGAGCCCGACGTCGTCTCGACCAAAGACGGCGTTCTAGTCGTACGGCACGAAAACGAAATTAGCGGAACGACCGACGTCGCCTCGCATCCGGAATTCGCCGACCGCAAAAAGGCGAAGAGCATCGACGGCGGCAAAGAAACCGAAGGGTGGTGGACGGAAGATTTCACCCTCGCCGAGCTGAAGACATTGCGCGCCCGCGAACGTCTGCCGGGCAACCGCCCCGCCAATACGGCGTTCGATGGCCTCTACGAAATCCCCACCTTGCAGGAGGTCGTCGACCTCGCCAAAAGGCGTGGCGTCGGCATCTATCCGGAGACGAAGCACCCGACGTATTTCCGCGGCATCGGTCTTCCCCTCGAGGAAAAGGTCGCACAGTTGCTTCGCGACGCCGGTTGGCACGAGGCAAGCGATCCCGTGTACCTGCAATCATTCGAGCCGCAAAGCTTGCAGCGCCTCAAGGACCTAACCAACTTGAAGCGCGTGCAGCTGCTCGACGCGGGAGGCAAGCCGTACGACTTCGTGGTGAGCAATGACCCGCGTACCTACGCCGACTTGGTGAAGCCCGAGGGCCTCGCCTTCATTGCCACGTATGCGCAAGGCATCGGGCCGAACAAGAGCTTCCTCATTCCGCGCGACGCGAACGACAAACTCTTGGCCCCCACCACGGTGGTGGCCGACGCGCACAAAGCGGGCCTCATCGTGCACCCCTTCACCTTCCGCAACGAGAACCCGTTCCTTCCGGCGGATTTTCGCATGGGTTCGCCCGATGCTGGCCCCGATGCCTCCATCTACATCCAAGCCCGCGGCGACGCGCCGGCCGAGTACCGCGCGTTCTTCGCCCTCGGCATCGACGGCCTGTTCAGCGACTTCTCCGACACCGCCGTCGCCACACGCCGCCAGGTCTACGGCCGCTGA
- a CDS encoding response regulator, with translation MSPTAPLLLIVDDSQDNREMYVEYLSSYGYRIAEAENGQAALDVAFEVSPSLVVMDLTLPIIDGWEATRRLRADPRTASVPIIALTGHTHDRHARSAREAGCNSFLLKPCLPEDLLREVQRLLPDYIGEPEDLSVIRESMANLRSGG, from the coding sequence ATGTCACCCACCGCACCGCTGCTGTTGATCGTCGACGACTCCCAAGACAACCGGGAGATGTACGTCGAGTACCTCTCGAGCTACGGCTACCGCATCGCCGAGGCCGAGAACGGTCAGGCAGCCCTCGACGTGGCCTTCGAGGTCTCCCCGTCGCTGGTGGTGATGGACCTGACGCTCCCCATCATCGATGGCTGGGAGGCCACGCGTCGCCTGCGCGCCGATCCGCGCACGGCCTCCGTTCCCATCATCGCCCTCACCGGCCACACGCACGACCGCCACGCGCGCAGCGCCCGCGAGGCCGGCTGCAACTCGTTTTTGCTGAAGCCGTGCCTACCCGAGGATCTTCTGCGCGAGGTCCAGCGCCTTTTGCCCGACTACATCGGCGAGCCGGAGGACCTCAGCGTCATCCGTGAGTCGATGGCCAATCTCCGAAGCGGTGGTTGA
- the radC gene encoding DNA repair protein RadC, with protein MNETTSYGPRERARQLGIEALGDADLVALLLGTGTVRAPVQAVAGELVATSGGILGLARAGMGELADQRGLGMAKASRIAAAIELGKRCAHAAVSTQGERLSDSASVAAWARPRLAALEHEELWILAVDGRNNLRAARRVAVGGLHGMHVAPRDVLRAALREAASAFVLVHNHPSGDPTPSGDDLDFTRAVLAGADTIGTPLIDHVVIARNGHVSLLERGILPM; from the coding sequence ATGAACGAAACGACGAGCTACGGCCCGCGCGAGCGCGCACGGCAACTTGGGATTGAAGCGTTGGGCGATGCCGATCTGGTGGCGCTCCTTCTAGGCACGGGCACGGTGCGCGCACCGGTGCAGGCTGTCGCGGGCGAGTTGGTCGCGACATCGGGCGGCATTCTGGGTCTGGCGCGCGCCGGCATGGGGGAACTGGCCGATCAGCGCGGCCTCGGCATGGCCAAGGCCTCGCGCATCGCAGCGGCCATCGAACTAGGAAAGCGATGCGCCCATGCCGCCGTCAGCACACAGGGCGAGCGCCTGAGCGACAGCGCCAGCGTCGCAGCGTGGGCAAGGCCGCGCCTCGCCGCGCTGGAGCACGAAGAACTATGGATTCTCGCGGTCGATGGGCGAAACAACTTGAGGGCCGCACGCAGGGTCGCCGTCGGAGGGCTGCACGGCATGCACGTGGCCCCGCGCGACGTGCTGCGCGCCGCCCTTCGGGAAGCGGCCAGTGCGTTCGTACTCGTGCACAACCATCCCAGCGGAGATCCCACGCCAAGCGGCGACGATTTGGACTTCACCCGCGCCGTGCTCGCGGGTGCCGACACCATCGGCACCCCGCTCATCGATCACGTCGTCATCGCGCGAAACGGCCACGTATCACTGCTCGAACGGGGGATTTTGCCGATGTAG
- a CDS encoding SDR family oxidoreductase, with translation MNDPARSTLVDQTVVIVGGSSGVGLAIARLASQSGAKKVVLIGRSRDKLASAATDVGGGNVDIAPADMVDSAALTAAIRSAGTIDHLVLTAVADEKKRIGGIAALSDAQMEGAIDKLRGFFFAARAAAPILRERGSMIFTSGASALKPSARMSILAAVNASVVTLAHALAIELAPVRVNALTPGVVDTPIHQGEEREGIRRWAESELPARRFGQPSDLAHAALFLMTNPYVTGQNLVVDGGLVAR, from the coding sequence ATGAACGATCCCGCAAGGAGTACCCTCGTCGATCAAACCGTCGTCATCGTGGGTGGCAGCTCGGGCGTTGGCCTGGCCATCGCACGCCTCGCGTCCCAGTCCGGTGCCAAAAAGGTGGTTCTCATTGGGCGCTCCCGCGACAAGCTCGCATCGGCTGCCACCGACGTCGGTGGCGGCAACGTGGACATCGCCCCGGCCGACATGGTGGACTCCGCCGCGTTGACCGCGGCGATTCGAAGCGCGGGCACCATCGATCATCTCGTGCTCACCGCCGTGGCGGACGAAAAGAAGCGCATCGGCGGCATCGCCGCGCTCTCCGATGCGCAGATGGAAGGGGCCATCGACAAGCTGCGCGGCTTCTTCTTCGCCGCGCGGGCGGCCGCGCCGATCCTGCGCGAGCGCGGTTCGATGATCTTCACCTCGGGGGCGTCTGCATTGAAGCCGTCGGCGCGGATGAGCATCCTCGCCGCCGTCAATGCGTCGGTCGTCACCTTGGCGCATGCGCTGGCCATCGAGCTTGCACCGGTGCGTGTGAATGCGCTCACCCCTGGGGTCGTGGACACCCCGATTCACCAAGGGGAAGAGCGTGAGGGCATTCGCCGATGGGCCGAATCGGAATTGCCCGCGCGAAGGTTCGGCCAGCCGAGCGACTTGGCCCACGCTGCGTTGTTTCTCATGACCAATCCGTACGTGACCGGCCAAAACTTGGTCGTCGACGGCGGCCTCGTCGCGCGCTGA
- a CDS encoding UvrD-helicase domain-containing protein — MIFAFRRNLVLAASAGTGKTHSLVGVLVHLMMGASELGHKERLHPPVDPSRVVATTFSRKAAAEIRTRLAGELERLSLRDPGSKYAADLLLACDAAHVSRWSPSEMEARARRAIERLPQAQVGTLHSYATTLVRAYALEIGLLPDFDLEGEDEARARADEAIGRALAQRAESDPEGVRDLVRASGGVDELSREVATVLARLEEDGRGPESLAIDERDAENIEALLRELLEHAEYLAIHEKRADEARAFIAAWNERRAMGEAPTVACMDRFIAATRDFCAIRRTKSEKSQGFFDFRQEKLPAGETNAERGYRLIKAWEMRRNYAPRARSARELLVAADREIQRARRRAGALGFGDILRAARDLLRDHPAIAKEVGEGIDALLVDEFQDTSRLQRELVHLLWESDPAARTPGTIPPIDRLRPAGLFVVGDRKQSIYGFRGADVAVFAELCVGLAGWRARTALGIEAEVSEPAAPLADLVPLRHNRRGQDELLTFANAFSRRRLVSSGKVLFEINYVPDTEDLLPPPERAPAEVPRVRTHWLRPPVSPRGRTKRLDEAFAIADRVRALTSASEHRLGDIAVLCHTNEMVEVMAYALAYDGIPYVVAGRGFFSAREVRDVMAMLALIVRPRERLALLEVLRGPWVSARDETLLALTTPGRGMLSMEDAASWDSGPRRALMAEEDRPRVRHLFEVVARLRRNVDRILPGRLLREAVRAFDLEEVLIQLPRGEQRVANVRKLLSMADRETDAAVLLGRLTRAAEGAADETEAATFADDDDAVRLLTVHASKGLDFPVVFVPEVGADGRRTEAGAMILEPPSGHGPPSLTVRLADESGTRFDPPSFTRAKDTIRRRDRAEKARLAYVAVTRASHAMYFVGDRRPPKDPSEAFHASIAAVLQQLAADESLQSIFTAEELPPRSPRDAAPASMPVSRHPEPDAAVSVREKAWNPPWQTVTMATTSLQDFHHCPRRFQLVHVLDLPEHDAPPLSVSGAERETEGAPPVAHIDARSEGTLMHRILERTSEAHFGSEAAAQDIDGLLAREGIPPEHPRHARLARTLTRFVCGPYAARAASEGATLRREEPFTLSLEDARGRTVALRGTIDLLVAWPDGRLDVIDYKRARAAQAEPYAFQLDVYALAARAIFPSATQVRTGIVFLGGDPSEPKFREPAAPEATRRHLVTLADRLVDARHREAFPRAPLSRCKQIRCGYVSLCHPQTKPHQLALF, encoded by the coding sequence GTGATTTTCGCCTTCCGCAGGAACCTCGTGCTGGCGGCGAGCGCCGGTACGGGCAAGACGCACAGCCTCGTGGGCGTGCTGGTGCACCTGATGATGGGCGCCAGCGAACTCGGTCACAAGGAGCGCCTGCATCCGCCGGTGGACCCTTCGCGGGTGGTCGCCACGACGTTTTCGCGCAAGGCGGCCGCGGAGATCCGCACGCGCCTCGCGGGTGAGCTCGAGCGGCTTTCTCTGCGCGATCCCGGCTCGAAGTACGCGGCGGATCTTTTGCTCGCGTGCGATGCTGCGCACGTGTCGCGCTGGTCGCCCTCCGAGATGGAGGCGCGGGCCCGCCGCGCCATCGAGCGGCTGCCGCAAGCCCAAGTGGGCACCTTGCACAGCTACGCGACGACGTTGGTGCGGGCCTATGCGCTCGAGATCGGTCTGCTTCCAGACTTCGACCTGGAGGGCGAAGACGAAGCGCGTGCCCGCGCCGACGAGGCCATCGGACGCGCGCTGGCGCAGCGGGCGGAGAGCGATCCCGAGGGCGTGCGCGATCTGGTGCGCGCCAGCGGGGGCGTCGACGAGCTTTCACGCGAGGTGGCCACGGTGCTCGCACGGCTCGAGGAAGACGGGCGCGGGCCCGAGAGCCTGGCCATCGACGAGCGCGACGCCGAGAACATCGAGGCCCTGCTGCGCGAGCTTCTCGAGCACGCGGAGTACTTGGCCATTCACGAGAAGCGCGCCGACGAGGCGCGCGCGTTCATCGCGGCCTGGAACGAGCGGCGCGCGATGGGCGAGGCGCCGACGGTGGCCTGCATGGATCGGTTCATCGCCGCCACGCGCGACTTTTGCGCTATCCGCCGCACGAAGAGCGAGAAGAGCCAGGGCTTCTTCGACTTCCGCCAGGAGAAGTTGCCCGCCGGCGAGACCAATGCCGAGCGCGGCTACCGCTTGATCAAGGCGTGGGAGATGCGCCGGAACTACGCCCCGCGTGCGCGGTCGGCGCGGGAGCTCCTGGTGGCGGCGGATCGCGAAATCCAGCGTGCGCGGCGTCGTGCCGGTGCGCTCGGGTTCGGGGACATCCTTCGCGCCGCGCGCGATCTGCTGCGGGACCACCCGGCCATCGCGAAGGAGGTGGGCGAGGGGATCGACGCGCTGCTCGTGGACGAGTTCCAGGATACGTCGCGCCTGCAGCGCGAGCTCGTGCACCTCTTGTGGGAGAGCGATCCCGCTGCGCGTACGCCCGGGACCATTCCCCCCATCGATCGACTGAGGCCCGCGGGGCTCTTCGTCGTGGGCGATCGCAAGCAGTCGATTTATGGCTTCCGCGGGGCGGATGTCGCGGTGTTCGCCGAGCTCTGCGTCGGCCTTGCCGGCTGGCGTGCGCGGACGGCGCTGGGCATCGAGGCGGAGGTGAGCGAGCCGGCGGCGCCGCTCGCCGACCTGGTTCCGCTTCGCCACAACCGGCGCGGCCAGGACGAGCTCCTCACCTTTGCCAACGCCTTCAGCCGTCGGCGTTTGGTGTCGTCGGGCAAGGTTCTCTTCGAGATCAACTACGTGCCGGACACCGAGGATCTGCTCCCGCCGCCGGAGCGCGCCCCCGCGGAAGTGCCCCGGGTGCGCACGCATTGGCTTCGTCCGCCCGTGTCGCCGCGCGGGCGCACGAAGCGCCTCGACGAGGCGTTCGCCATTGCCGATCGCGTTCGCGCGTTGACCTCGGCGTCGGAGCACCGGCTCGGCGACATCGCGGTGCTCTGCCACACGAACGAAATGGTGGAAGTCATGGCCTACGCCCTGGCCTACGACGGGATCCCCTACGTCGTGGCGGGTCGCGGCTTTTTCTCGGCGCGCGAAGTGCGCGACGTGATGGCGATGCTCGCGCTCATCGTGCGTCCGCGCGAGCGTCTGGCCCTGCTCGAAGTGTTGCGCGGGCCATGGGTTTCCGCACGCGACGAGACGCTGCTCGCGCTCACCACGCCGGGGAGGGGCATGCTCTCGATGGAGGACGCGGCCTCGTGGGACTCCGGCCCGCGCCGCGCGCTCATGGCCGAGGAAGATCGCCCGCGCGTTCGCCATCTCTTCGAGGTGGTGGCGCGCTTGCGGCGCAACGTCGATCGCATCCTGCCGGGCCGGCTTTTGCGCGAGGCGGTGCGGGCGTTCGACCTGGAGGAGGTGCTCATTCAGCTTCCGCGCGGCGAGCAGCGCGTGGCCAACGTGCGCAAATTGCTCTCGATGGCCGACCGCGAGACGGATGCCGCCGTGCTCCTCGGGCGCCTCACGCGCGCCGCGGAAGGTGCGGCGGACGAGACGGAGGCGGCGACCTTCGCCGACGATGACGATGCCGTCCGCCTGCTCACCGTGCACGCGAGCAAGGGCCTCGACTTCCCCGTCGTGTTCGTCCCCGAGGTGGGCGCCGATGGTCGGCGCACGGAGGCGGGCGCGATGATCCTCGAGCCGCCGTCGGGTCATGGCCCGCCGTCGCTGACCGTGCGCCTCGCCGACGAAAGCGGCACCCGCTTCGACCCGCCATCGTTCACCCGCGCCAAGGACACGATTCGCCGGCGCGATCGCGCGGAGAAGGCTCGCCTCGCGTACGTTGCCGTCACGCGCGCGTCGCACGCGATGTACTTCGTCGGGGATCGTCGCCCGCCGAAGGACCCTTCGGAGGCCTTCCACGCCTCCATTGCGGCCGTGCTCCAGCAATTGGCCGCCGACGAATCGCTCCAGTCGATCTTCACCGCGGAGGAGCTTCCGCCGCGTTCCCCGCGCGATGCGGCGCCCGCGAGCATGCCCGTCTCGCGCCACCCCGAGCCGGATGCCGCCGTCTCGGTGCGTGAAAAAGCGTGGAACCCGCCGTGGCAGACCGTGACCATGGCCACGACGTCGCTGCAGGATTTCCACCATTGCCCGCGACGCTTTCAGCTCGTCCACGTGCTCGATCTGCCCGAGCACGATGCGCCCCCGCTTTCCGTGAGCGGCGCGGAACGCGAGACCGAGGGTGCGCCGCCCGTCGCACACATCGACGCGCGCAGCGAGGGCACGCTGATGCACCGGATCCTCGAGCGCACCTCCGAAGCGCACTTTGGCTCGGAGGCGGCAGCCCAGGACATCGACGGCTTGCTCGCGCGCGAGGGCATTCCGCCCGAGCATCCGCGCCACGCACGCCTTGCCCGCACCCTGACCCGCTTCGTGTGCGGCCCCTACGCTGCGCGCGCGGCCTCGGAAGGGGCGACGCTTCGCCGCGAGGAGCCGTTCACCCTTTCCCTCGAGGATGCGCGCGGCCGCACCGTCGCATTGCGCGGCACGATCGATTTGCTCGTGGCATGGCCGGACGGCCGCCTCGACGTCATCGACTACAAGCGTGCGCGCGCGGCCCAGGCCGAGCCCTACGCCTTTCAGCTCGATGTTTACGCCCTCGCCGCGCGTGCCATCTTCCCGTCGGCCACGCAGGTGCGCACCGGCATCGTCTTTCTCGGTGGCGACCCCTCCGAGCCCAAGTTCCGTGAGCCCGCCGCACCCGAGGCCACGCGCCGCCACCTGGTCACCTTGGCCGATCGCCTCGTCGACGCGCGGCACCGGGAGGCGTTTCCCCGCGCCCCGCTCTCGAGGTGCAAACAGATTCGCTGCGGCTACGTTTCCTTGTGCCACCCGCAAACGAAGCCGCACCAACTCGCGCTCTTCTAG